AGTCGAATTGCCAGGCACTTAGTGGACCGGCCGCAAAGAGAAAAAACTGGTCGAAATGTGTCGGGAAATTGGCCAACACGGTGGCTTTCTCCCTCCCCGGCAATGGAGTGCAAATGCTGAGTTATAGTTTTTGGGGCAGGATAATTAAAGTATAGCGGTAGTTTATAACATTTTTCTGGCTGCCATTAGGTCCGGTGAAAAATGATTTTCAATTATGGCCCGCACTCATGCCTGAACTAAAAACAACAACGCTCGAGCGCACCTGTGCACGCGCCTCAATGCGCACGGCTGCGCTTTTGGCAATCACCCGGATCCGGCTCCTGCCAGAGCACCTCCTTTTCGTCCTTCTCTTAACTGACTTCTATGCCGGCTCTTTCAGTTGGCCACCTGCCATTTGGGGTATTAAAATTGCCCATGGATCATTTGCAATTTTAACAGTTTTCGCAGCTCTCGCACTCACTTGCTTTTTGCccatttgccatttttgtagttttttcaCACTCGAATATATATGAAATGGTTGCCACCAAGcgaaaatcaatttaaatcaACTGAATggccaaaaaataagaataattCAGCTGCCGGCATACAAtaattgcgtatacgccatgtggaCTATTCTGACTCAAATCGAATCAAGTGCGAAATGGCATAAAAAATGGAGTTGTCTATTGGGAGAAAGGGTTATGGTTAAATGAAATAGAACAATACGATTTAAAACTCATGAATCAAAAACTAAAGAGTGCTACGTGGTTCTATCAACCagaattttaacaaaaattttaataaaatttcaactaTGTGAGCACTTTGGCAGCTTTGCATCTATGCCAATctcataaataaaacaaatagcCAGCTGCACTTTGGCCTTTGCCGATAGTGCAAAAAACAATTTGCTGGGAAttgtaaaaattgaaatacaaattttaaataaattgcatACAAATGCGCTTATTCAatttcaaaaacaacaaagtggaaaataagagaaaaactTTTGCTTCTAACCGCAAAGCACTTGACACGCTCAGCTGCTGTCCAATCTAATGGAAAACTTTCAGTTCCCCTCTCCTTGTTTGCAATGATGTCGGATGAAAGACGACCTGCTGTGTCCTcctgtgtgttgtgtgtgtccTGGGTGTGTGCTTGGCCAAATCCCCAAGCTATGCAAATACAGATGCAGATACGGTTACAGGAATACTCACACACTCACTCTGACTAAAACAAAACGTTGAAAAATACcaataaatgcaaataaatttaagcttATTTTTCCTAGATGGACGAGCACGTCGCAGCGTCGGAGAggtccttgttgttgctgctcacTTTTCCGTTTGCTCTTAGCTCTGCGGAAAACCAATCAACGTTTTGTTCAGTGTAAGCTGTGAGCCAGTGCCGGAGTATCCGAGTATCTGAGTGTTTGTTCTGGCTCGGTGTTGTTGGATAAGCAAAATAATGACATTCAGTTCAGAGTGCGCCATAAACAAAGCCAAGAATCTATTGGCAAACAATGGGATCGCACATAAATAAGTCCTCCTAGTGCACGGGAGAAACATTATAGATGTGATGGATGAAACCATTTCGAAATTGGCTGTACTTTTCTGCTTGAATAGATGtactcttaaaaaaataaccaagtatttttgtttataactATACATGTTTCGAAGCCTTTATTTCAATTTAGAGATGTACacttatttaatttagatATTTatagtaaaaattttaaatcaccTTAACAGGCAGAACCGTTTCACATCCCTCTCGGAGGGCATAATGTCTGGTGCTGCTTAGGAATTCTTCTGGGCCACCTTGACGACAACGCTCTTGACCTCCGTGTAGTTGGAAAGCGCGTACTCGCCGTTCTCACGTCCGTGACCGGACATCTTGTAGCCGCCGAAGGGAGACTGGGCAGCGAGCACGTTGTAGGTGTTTACCCACACGGTGCCGGCACGCAGGCCGTTCACAAGGTAGTTGGCCTTGTCCAGATCCTTGGTGAAGATTCCGGCGGCCAGTCCGTATTCGGAGTTGTTGGCACGCTCGATGACCTCGTCCAGCTTCTTGAAGCGGATCAGTTGCTGCACAGGGCCGAAGATCTCATCGGTGGCAATGGTCATGTCGTCCTCGACGTTGGCGAACACGGTTGGCTCGACGAAGTAGCCGGGCAGGCCCTCGGGGCGTTTTCCACCGGCCACCAGCTTGGCTCCCTGCTTCTCGCCAGTCTTGATCAGGCCCAGGATCTTCTCCATCTGCTCCTCGTTGACCTGAGGACCCTGCTCGGTTTTCAGGTCGAAGGGGTTGCCCAAGGTGCGCTTCTTGGCGCGCTCGGCACTGCGCTCCACGAACTCGTCGTAGATCTTGTCCTCCACAAAGGTACGGGATCCAGCGCAGCAGCACTGGCCCATGTTGAAGAAGAGACCAAAGTGAGCGGTCTCCACGGCGTAGTCCAGGTCAGAGTCGGCCAGGATAATGTTGGGCGACTTGCCTCCCAGCTCCAGGGTCACGCGCTTCAGGTTGGTGTTGCCAGAGGCCAGCTGGATGAGCTTGCCCACGTCAGTGGATCCAGTGAAGGCCACCTTGTCGACGTCGCAGTGGTTGGCCAGGGCAGCACCGGTTTTTCCGAATCCGGGCACCACATTGACCACGCCCTCCGG
This region of Drosophila bipectinata strain 14024-0381.07 chromosome 2L, DbipHiC1v2, whole genome shotgun sequence genomic DNA includes:
- the Aldh gene encoding aldehyde dehydrogenase, mitochondrial, with amino-acid sequence MLRVLKTGALLRAQTKNFVAAVAHYSDLPQPQTKPEILYTGLFINNEWHKSKSGKTFCTVNPATEEGIAEIQSGDKEDIDLAVQAARQAFQLGSPWRRMDASDRGRLLYRLADLMERDQVYLASLETLDNGKPYSVAYNVDLPFSIKNLRYFAGWADKIHGKTIPMDGDFFNYTRHEPVGVCGQIIPWNFPILMMAWKLGPALATGNTIVLKPAEQTSLTALYIAQLVKEAGFPEGVVNVVPGFGKTGAALANHCDVDKVAFTGSTDVGKLIQLASGNTNLKRVTLELGGKSPNIILADSDLDYAVETAHFGLFFNMGQCCCAGSRTFVEDKIYDEFVERSAERAKKRTLGNPFDLKTEQGPQVNEEQMEKILGLIKTGEKQGAKLVAGGKRPEGLPGYFVEPTVFANVEDDMTIATDEIFGPVQQLIRFKKLDEVIERANNSEYGLAAGIFTKDLDKANYLVNGLRAGTVWVNTYNVLAAQSPFGGYKMSGHGRENGEYALSNYTEVKSVVVKVAQKNS